Proteins encoded within one genomic window of Nonomuraea gerenzanensis:
- a CDS encoding LCP family protein has protein sequence MSDYRSVPVVDSLQDRRTAVTQPGSTQPGSRMARRQAAAAPPPPPDDRPPRSHRSGGGQNGQTRMRVLAWVSIGVTTVMVAGALTAYTTYRDAFGNINQKSVKEDIINPRPPETGALNVLLVGSDTRAGAGNAKYGQQLARTADAGGKRTDTIILMHISPNRDKARLISFPRDSMVQIPRCKNEATKQEMAPRRDMINSAYNSGGIACTISTIETLTGIRVNHFVEVDFSGFKNIVDALGGIEICLKTGVNDKASKLVLPAGKSLLNGEKALGYVRLRKYGDGSDIQRIKRQQIFLSKVVAKATSSELLTDVGRLRDFVAAAAGSVTMDPELANDTEQLIQIALSAKEMTANGVKFTTVPWGPAPDDPNRVVWKEPDATELFTSIKTDTEVTAPEPSASASTKPKVAIKPEQVRVQVLNGTKTVGKAREVADELAKQGFNIAGVGNYETPDGASLAKSEIHYAKTVESAADHAITLGGSVLPKPQAASGKVAGVNVQPYTSATGATAGAPAKGTPIIQLLVGEDFESVKVTKLPDSVNNSTITASEQKNVCT, from the coding sequence ATGAGTGACTACAGGAGCGTGCCGGTAGTCGATTCTTTGCAGGACCGCCGTACCGCCGTCACACAACCGGGCAGCACCCAGCCGGGCAGCAGGATGGCCCGCCGCCAGGCGGCCGCCGCGCCGCCCCCGCCGCCCGACGACCGGCCACCGCGCAGCCACCGCTCCGGTGGCGGCCAGAACGGCCAGACCAGGATGCGCGTGCTGGCCTGGGTCAGCATCGGCGTCACCACGGTCATGGTCGCGGGCGCGCTGACCGCGTACACCACCTACCGCGACGCCTTCGGCAACATCAACCAGAAGAGCGTCAAAGAGGACATCATCAACCCGCGCCCGCCGGAGACGGGGGCGCTCAACGTGCTGCTCGTCGGCTCCGACACGCGCGCCGGGGCGGGCAACGCCAAGTACGGCCAGCAGCTCGCCCGCACGGCCGACGCGGGCGGCAAGCGCACCGACACGATCATCCTCATGCACATCTCGCCCAACCGCGACAAGGCCCGCCTGATCAGCTTCCCGCGCGACTCGATGGTGCAGATCCCCCGGTGCAAGAACGAGGCCACCAAGCAGGAGATGGCCCCGCGCCGCGACATGATCAACTCCGCGTACAACTCGGGCGGCATCGCCTGCACGATCTCCACGATCGAGACCCTCACCGGCATCCGCGTCAACCACTTCGTCGAGGTGGACTTCAGCGGGTTCAAGAACATCGTCGACGCGCTGGGCGGCATCGAGATCTGCCTGAAGACGGGCGTCAACGACAAGGCCTCCAAGCTGGTGCTGCCGGCCGGCAAGAGCCTGCTCAACGGCGAGAAGGCGCTGGGCTACGTACGCCTGCGCAAGTACGGCGACGGCAGCGACATCCAGCGCATCAAGCGCCAGCAGATCTTCCTGAGCAAGGTCGTGGCCAAGGCCACCAGCAGCGAGCTGCTCACCGACGTGGGCCGGCTGCGTGACTTCGTGGCCGCCGCGGCCGGCTCGGTCACCATGGACCCCGAGCTGGCCAACGACACCGAGCAGCTCATCCAGATCGCGCTGAGCGCCAAGGAGATGACGGCCAACGGCGTCAAGTTCACCACGGTGCCGTGGGGGCCCGCCCCCGACGACCCGAACCGGGTGGTCTGGAAGGAGCCGGACGCCACCGAGCTGTTCACCTCGATCAAGACCGACACCGAGGTCACGGCGCCCGAGCCGAGCGCCAGCGCGAGCACCAAGCCCAAGGTGGCGATCAAGCCGGAGCAGGTGCGGGTGCAGGTGCTCAACGGCACCAAGACCGTGGGCAAGGCCCGCGAGGTGGCCGACGAGCTGGCCAAGCAGGGCTTCAACATCGCCGGGGTGGGCAACTACGAGACCCCGGACGGCGCGAGCCTGGCCAAGAGCGAGATCCACTACGCCAAGACGGTCGAGTCGGCCGCCGACCACGCCATCACGCTGGGCGGCTCCGTCCTGCCCAAGCCGCAGGCCGCGTCGGGCAAGGTGGCGGGGGTCAACGTGCAGCCGTACACCTCGGCGACCGGCGCCACGGCGGGAGCCCCCGCGAAGGGCACGCCGATCATCCAGCTTCTGGTCGGCGAGGACTTCGAGTCGGTCAAGGTGACCAAGCTGCCCGACAGCGTCAACAACAGCACGATCACCGCTTCTGAGCAGAAGAACGTGTGCACCTGA
- a CDS encoding glycosyltransferase family 39 protein translates to MELDRAGRVPATPSVLARLATQPVLPTLARLSVLPALAVAGWLLAGLPLLLLGWFAPLPATLLGVPPAALLCWAGARRLGAIAGDPPGDGGAPWQVAGVVGVAAASGVVNAIMHSEQVAVRRDPATYTQYAAWIAAHGELPVPTQVEAFGGPDPALVFKSVGFFAADGAVVPQFMPGPPMLFAIGHWLGVPFLVPAVLGALAVLTVAGVVARLAGARWALVGATAFAVSLPILYTSRTTFSEIPSLILLFGGVALAHDALARRERGRALLAGLVFGLAVLVRVDGLRDVLPVLAFAGLLIGMRRLRRPVGVVGPPLLAGLVAGAGLGMLAAYLLARPYLSYLSGSVRPLLLICAGVLVLTAAGTAAAPALARVRLPPWLPRTGAVLVVLLMAALYARPWVQTVTRVPDNPDDRRTFEMIEQIQRANGLPADGTRLYFENSLHWVTWYVGAPAVLLATIAAALLVRRLLRGGSSFEWLLPLAIVGWTTVTTLLRPEITPDHPWAARRLVPVVIPGLILLAAYGLARLRRLTDRHGPVVLRWGMALAVLLVLAPPAVTSIGTAFTPVERGEAAAVEAMCARIPADASVLTVERVTGDRFVQVVRGMCGRPAAQVARRGASDLAPESEVRRLAERVRAAGRVPVVLGAEDWHVAPYGTPSQVMRLVTRQDERSLTEAPNGTWSLRMNVWMALA, encoded by the coding sequence ATGGAACTCGATCGCGCCGGCCGGGTGCCCGCCACGCCGTCCGTCCTCGCCAGGCTGGCCACGCAGCCGGTGCTTCCCACGCTGGCCAGGCTGTCCGTGCTGCCCGCGCTGGCCGTGGCGGGCTGGTTGCTGGCGGGCCTGCCACTGCTGCTGCTCGGCTGGTTCGCCCCGCTGCCCGCCACGCTGCTCGGGGTCCCGCCGGCGGCGCTGCTGTGCTGGGCGGGCGCACGGAGGCTGGGCGCCATCGCGGGCGATCCCCCAGGGGACGGCGGCGCGCCGTGGCAGGTCGCGGGCGTCGTCGGGGTGGCCGCGGCGTCGGGCGTGGTCAACGCGATCATGCACAGCGAGCAGGTCGCCGTCAGGCGCGACCCCGCCACCTACACCCAGTACGCCGCCTGGATCGCCGCCCACGGAGAGTTGCCCGTCCCCACCCAGGTGGAGGCGTTCGGCGGCCCCGACCCCGCGCTGGTGTTCAAGAGCGTCGGGTTCTTCGCTGCGGACGGCGCGGTGGTGCCCCAGTTCATGCCGGGCCCGCCGATGTTGTTCGCGATCGGTCACTGGCTGGGCGTGCCGTTCCTGGTGCCGGCCGTGCTGGGGGCGCTGGCCGTGCTCACGGTGGCCGGGGTGGTGGCGCGGCTGGCGGGAGCCCGGTGGGCGCTGGTGGGGGCGACGGCGTTCGCGGTGAGCCTGCCGATCCTCTACACCTCGCGCACCACGTTCAGCGAGATCCCGTCGCTGATCCTGCTGTTCGGCGGCGTGGCCCTGGCGCACGACGCGCTCGCCCGGCGGGAGCGGGGCAGGGCGCTGCTGGCGGGGCTGGTGTTCGGGCTGGCGGTGCTGGTCAGGGTGGACGGGCTGCGCGACGTGCTGCCGGTGCTGGCGTTCGCGGGGCTGCTGATCGGCATGCGGCGGTTGCGCAGGCCGGTGGGCGTGGTGGGGCCGCCGCTGCTGGCCGGGCTGGTGGCCGGGGCCGGGCTGGGGATGCTGGCGGCGTACCTGCTGGCCCGTCCTTATCTTTCCTATCTGTCCGGTTCGGTGCGGCCGCTGCTGCTCATCTGCGCCGGCGTCCTCGTGCTGACCGCCGCCGGGACGGCCGCCGCCCCCGCCCTGGCCCGCGTCCGCCTGCCCCCGTGGCTGCCGAGGACGGGCGCGGTGCTGGTCGTGCTGCTGATGGCGGCCCTGTACGCGCGCCCGTGGGTGCAGACCGTGACCCGCGTGCCCGACAACCCCGACGACCGCCGCACGTTCGAGATGATCGAGCAGATCCAGCGCGCCAACGGCCTGCCCGCCGACGGCACCAGGCTCTACTTCGAGAACTCGCTGCACTGGGTCACCTGGTACGTCGGCGCCCCCGCCGTCCTGCTGGCCACGATCGCCGCCGCCCTGCTCGTGCGCAGGCTGCTGCGCGGCGGCTCGTCGTTCGAGTGGCTGCTGCCGCTCGCGATCGTGGGCTGGACGACCGTCACCACGCTGCTGCGGCCCGAGATCACCCCCGACCACCCGTGGGCCGCCCGCCGCCTGGTCCCCGTCGTGATCCCCGGCCTGATCCTGCTCGCCGCGTACGGCCTGGCCCGGCTGCGCCGCCTCACGGACCGGCACGGGCCGGTGGTGCTGCGGTGGGGCATGGCGCTGGCCGTGCTGCTCGTGCTGGCGCCCCCGGCCGTGACCTCGATCGGGACCGCGTTCACGCCGGTCGAGCGGGGCGAGGCGGCGGCGGTCGAGGCCATGTGCGCCCGGATCCCTGCCGATGCCTCGGTGCTGACCGTGGAGCGGGTCACGGGTGACCGCTTCGTCCAGGTCGTCCGGGGCATGTGCGGCCGACCGGCCGCTCAGGTGGCCCGCAGGGGGGCCTCGGACCTGGCGCCGGAGAGCGAGGTGCGGCGGCTGGCCGAGCGGGTGCGCGCGGCGGGCCGGGTGCCGGTGGTGCTGGGCGCCGAGGACTGGCACGTCGCGCCGTACGGGACGCCGTCACAGGTCATGAGGCTGGTCACGCGGCAGGACGAGCGCTCGCTCACCGAGGCGCCGAACGGCACGTGGTCCCTGCGGATGAACGTGTGGATGGCGCTCGCCTGA
- a CDS encoding glycosyltransferase family 2 protein, giving the protein MSTLETPKSGTAVEEAPYVTIVLPCYNEQDHVLDEVERITKVMDSSGYTYELVAVDDCSTDATLAKLKQAAPDYPHLRIRAFHRNGGAGTVRRIGSQEARGEIVVWTDADMSYANERIPELVQILEKDATIDMVVGARTSEEGSHKLLRVPAKWVIRKVAEMLAGQKIPDLNSGLRAFRKSVAKPYLRLLPPGFSCVTTITLSFLSNQHDVYYLPTEYAKRAGKSKFSFVSDAYRYILQVLRMIMYFNPLKVLMPPALWLVAIGFVKGVWDMIQHPFYFPANTVMIFLSGLLIGSVALLADLIVRSRGE; this is encoded by the coding sequence GTGAGCACGCTTGAGACCCCCAAGAGTGGAACTGCCGTGGAAGAAGCGCCGTACGTCACGATCGTCCTGCCCTGCTACAACGAGCAGGACCATGTCCTCGACGAGGTGGAGCGCATCACCAAGGTGATGGACTCGAGCGGCTACACCTACGAGCTGGTGGCCGTCGACGACTGCTCGACGGACGCCACGCTGGCCAAGCTCAAGCAGGCCGCGCCCGACTACCCGCACCTGCGCATCCGGGCCTTCCACCGCAACGGCGGCGCCGGCACCGTGCGGCGCATCGGCTCCCAGGAGGCCAGGGGCGAGATCGTCGTCTGGACCGACGCCGACATGTCCTACGCCAACGAGCGCATCCCCGAGCTGGTGCAGATCCTGGAGAAGGACGCGACCATCGACATGGTGGTCGGGGCGCGCACCAGCGAGGAGGGCTCGCACAAGCTGCTGCGCGTGCCGGCCAAGTGGGTGATCCGCAAGGTGGCCGAGATGCTGGCCGGGCAGAAGATCCCCGACCTCAACTCGGGGCTGCGGGCCTTCCGCAAGTCGGTGGCCAAGCCCTACCTGCGGCTGCTGCCCCCCGGCTTCTCCTGCGTCACGACGATCACGCTGTCGTTCCTGTCGAACCAGCACGACGTCTACTACCTGCCCACCGAGTACGCCAAGCGGGCCGGCAAGTCGAAGTTCAGCTTCGTCTCCGACGCCTACCGCTACATCCTCCAGGTGTTGCGGATGATCATGTACTTCAACCCGCTCAAGGTGCTCATGCCGCCCGCGCTGTGGCTGGTCGCCATCGGGTTCGTCAAGGGCGTCTGGGACATGATCCAGCACCCGTTCTACTTCCCCGCCAACACCGTCATGATCTTCCTGTCGGGGCTGCTGATCGGTTCCGTGGCGTTGCTGGCCGACCTGATCGTGCGCTCGCGGGGAGAGTGA
- a CDS encoding glycosyltransferase family 4 protein codes for MRIAIVGPTYPYKGGGAQHTTELAHRLAALGHDVVIESWRAQYPSFLYPGQQTIDAPEGTPYPRTVRRLDWRRPDGWVAAGRRLRSADLVVLAVLSPVQVPAYLGILYGIGRKARTVALCHNVLPHERKPYDEPLMKALLKRVDGVLAHSEPQAALARGLTSRPVGVAGLPPHLPSTSGDTPAGVVHRRLLFFGIVRPYKGLDLLLRALPEGVALTVAGEFWGGLDETEALIGELGLGDRVELRPGYVAAEDVPELFAAADALVLPYRHATASQNVWLAHEHGVPVIATRVGALADHVTDGVDGLLVEPGDAGALRAAIERFYASGEPERLRSGVKAVDPEPFWSAYATALLGL; via the coding sequence TTGCGGATCGCGATCGTCGGCCCGACCTATCCGTACAAGGGCGGCGGGGCGCAGCACACCACCGAGCTGGCGCACCGGCTGGCGGCGCTCGGCCACGACGTGGTGATCGAGTCGTGGCGCGCGCAGTACCCGTCGTTCCTCTACCCCGGGCAGCAGACGATCGACGCGCCCGAGGGCACGCCGTACCCGCGGACCGTGCGGCGGCTCGACTGGCGGCGGCCGGACGGCTGGGTCGCGGCCGGCAGGCGGCTGCGGTCGGCGGACCTGGTGGTGCTGGCGGTGCTGAGCCCGGTGCAGGTCCCCGCCTACCTGGGCATCCTCTACGGGATCGGGCGGAAGGCCAGGACCGTCGCCCTGTGCCACAACGTGCTGCCGCACGAGCGCAAGCCGTACGACGAGCCGCTGATGAAGGCCCTGCTCAAACGGGTGGACGGGGTCCTGGCCCACTCCGAGCCGCAGGCGGCGCTGGCCAGGGGGCTCACGTCCAGGCCGGTCGGCGTGGCGGGGCTGCCGCCGCACCTGCCCTCGACCTCCGGTGACACGCCGGCCGGGGTGGTGCACCGCAGGCTGCTGTTCTTCGGCATCGTGCGCCCGTACAAGGGGCTGGACCTGCTGCTGCGGGCGCTGCCCGAGGGGGTCGCGCTGACCGTCGCGGGCGAGTTCTGGGGCGGGCTCGACGAGACCGAGGCGCTGATCGGCGAGCTGGGTCTCGGCGACCGGGTGGAGCTGCGGCCGGGCTACGTCGCGGCCGAGGACGTGCCGGAGCTGTTCGCCGCGGCCGACGCGCTGGTGCTGCCCTACCGCCACGCCACGGCCAGCCAGAACGTGTGGCTGGCGCACGAGCACGGCGTGCCCGTGATCGCCACCCGCGTCGGCGCGCTGGCCGACCACGTCACCGACGGCGTGGACGGGCTGCTGGTCGAGCCGGGCGACGCCGGGGCGCTGCGCGCGGCCATCGAGCGGTTCTACGCCTCCGGGGAGCCGGAGAGGTTGCGGTCGGGGGTCAAGGCGGTGGACCCCGAGCCGTTCTGGTCGGCGTACGCGACGGCGCTGCTGGGCCTCTGA
- a CDS encoding lysylphosphatidylglycerol synthase transmembrane domain-containing protein: MLRRLLRVVLALVAIAFLGYGLATNWDETTTALAAMSPWAVFGSFVAVLIGQFCMLLAWREILSGLGTRVPVRIAGRIMFVGQLGKYIPGAVWAYAAMMDLGRDHGSPPRRTFATISLGLVINLGVAISIAAATLGTLEAVRQAWYFVLLVPVIIVCLHPRVLTWGLNLALRIARREPLESVLPGRTVVVAVAWTVLGWLVYGLHIWLVAGRPELYVLATGAYAFAWATGILTVVVPAGVGVREGALVLVLGPVVGTPTALAVAIVSRLAFTLADAVAAGISFVLGRQRPSSAVAYADQNGSGSTALTPDRNLSGSPEA, encoded by the coding sequence ATGCTCCGCCGCCTGCTGCGCGTCGTCCTGGCCCTGGTAGCGATCGCCTTCCTGGGCTACGGGCTGGCCACCAACTGGGACGAGACCACGACCGCCCTGGCCGCGATGTCGCCATGGGCGGTGTTCGGCTCGTTCGTGGCGGTGCTGATCGGCCAGTTCTGCATGCTGCTGGCCTGGCGGGAGATCCTGTCGGGGCTCGGCACGCGGGTGCCGGTGCGGATCGCCGGGCGGATCATGTTCGTGGGGCAGCTCGGGAAGTACATCCCGGGCGCGGTGTGGGCGTACGCGGCGATGATGGACCTCGGGCGCGACCACGGGAGCCCGCCGCGGCGCACGTTCGCCACCATCTCGCTCGGGCTGGTGATCAACCTCGGGGTGGCGATCTCGATCGCCGCCGCGACGCTGGGCACGCTGGAGGCGGTGCGGCAGGCCTGGTACTTCGTGCTGCTCGTGCCGGTGATCATCGTCTGCCTGCACCCCCGGGTGCTCACCTGGGGCCTGAACCTGGCGCTGCGCATCGCGCGCAGGGAGCCGCTGGAGAGCGTGCTGCCCGGCCGCACGGTGGTCGTCGCGGTGGCCTGGACGGTGCTGGGCTGGCTCGTGTACGGCCTGCACATCTGGCTGGTCGCCGGCCGTCCCGAGCTGTACGTGCTGGCGACAGGGGCCTACGCGTTCGCCTGGGCGACCGGGATCCTCACCGTGGTCGTGCCCGCCGGGGTCGGTGTCAGGGAGGGCGCGCTGGTGCTCGTGCTCGGGCCGGTCGTCGGCACGCCCACCGCGCTGGCCGTGGCGATCGTGTCGCGGCTGGCCTTCACGCTGGCCGACGCGGTGGCCGCGGGCATCTCCTTCGTGCTCGGCCGTCAGAGGCCCAGCAGCGCCGTCGCGTACGCCGACCAGAACGGCTCGGGGTCCACCGCCTTGACCCCCGACCGCAACCTCTCCGGCTCCCCGGAGGCGTAG
- a CDS encoding class I SAM-dependent methyltransferase, with protein MVKQRVAQLEYSEFQSAMLDEAKRRRKAAKIIAVLEHFNGPLGGLTVGDVGCSAGFIADELAQAGARHTLGIDIDVPGLRKAADRFGERVAFVCGDGTALPFPDGSIDVLVFNHIYEHVVDPDAVVAEMHRVLSDSGVLYLGLGNRLGVMEPHYKLPFLSYLPPALADRYVRAFGRADHYYERFRTRRGLRRMLRAFHVWDYTFPVLATPTRFAGGELFPGVLGKVVAAVLSRMPREVLRLLLPVVPTYLWVATKTPRRPVGARLPQPPERVRPW; from the coding sequence GTGGTGAAGCAACGGGTCGCGCAGCTCGAATACTCCGAGTTCCAGTCCGCCATGCTCGACGAGGCGAAGCGCAGGCGGAAGGCAGCGAAGATCATCGCGGTGCTGGAGCACTTCAACGGGCCGCTCGGCGGGCTGACCGTCGGCGACGTGGGCTGCTCGGCCGGGTTCATCGCCGACGAGCTGGCGCAGGCCGGGGCCCGGCACACGCTGGGCATCGACATCGACGTGCCGGGGCTGCGCAAGGCGGCCGACCGGTTCGGCGAGCGGGTGGCCTTCGTCTGCGGCGACGGCACGGCGTTGCCGTTCCCCGACGGCTCGATCGACGTGCTGGTGTTCAACCACATCTACGAGCACGTGGTCGACCCCGACGCGGTGGTGGCCGAGATGCACCGCGTGCTGTCCGACAGCGGGGTGCTCTACCTGGGGCTGGGCAACCGGCTCGGGGTGATGGAGCCGCACTACAAGCTGCCGTTCCTGTCGTACCTGCCGCCGGCGCTGGCCGACCGTTACGTGCGCGCGTTCGGGCGGGCCGACCACTACTACGAGCGGTTCAGGACCCGGCGCGGCCTGCGCCGGATGTTGCGGGCCTTCCACGTGTGGGACTACACCTTCCCCGTGCTGGCCACGCCGACGCGGTTCGCGGGGGGCGAGCTGTTCCCCGGCGTGCTGGGCAAGGTGGTCGCGGCCGTGCTGTCGCGCATGCCGCGCGAGGTGCTCAGGCTGCTGCTGCCGGTCGTGCCGACGTACCTGTGGGTGGCGACCAAGACGCCGCGCCGCCCGGTGGGCGCGCGGCTGCCGCAGCCGCCCGAACGGGTGCGCCCGTGGTGA
- a CDS encoding lysylphosphatidylglycerol synthase domain-containing protein, whose protein sequence is MPRRPLARRLVRYGFLAVALGFGTWAVAREWDAVVAGFARLSWGALAGALVAVVAALLGAMLTWRTLLADLGSPLPARPAAKVFFVGQLGKYIPGAVWPVLAQMEMGRDLGVPRARSAAAFFLMMPVQLATGLLVTLVTLGWDRYGWLLLFIPLLLVLLDPKVVNAVIGYALRRLKREPLERPLTRRGMLTALGWALAGWLAYGVHLYFIAPQVGLLFAVGAFALSWCLGILTFVIPAGAGVREAAMVAVLAPHLESGAAIAVALSSRIVIIVGDLICAGLAGIAARRDSV, encoded by the coding sequence GTGCCGCGGCGCCCTCTGGCTCGCCGGCTGGTCAGATACGGCTTCCTGGCGGTCGCGCTCGGCTTCGGCACCTGGGCGGTGGCCAGGGAGTGGGACGCGGTGGTGGCCGGGTTCGCCAGGCTGTCGTGGGGGGCGCTGGCCGGGGCCCTGGTCGCGGTGGTCGCCGCCCTGCTCGGCGCCATGCTGACCTGGCGCACTCTGCTGGCCGACCTGGGCTCGCCGCTGCCCGCACGCCCGGCGGCCAAGGTGTTCTTCGTCGGCCAGCTCGGCAAGTACATCCCCGGCGCCGTCTGGCCGGTGCTCGCCCAGATGGAGATGGGCCGTGACCTCGGCGTGCCCCGCGCGCGCAGCGCGGCGGCGTTCTTCCTGATGATGCCCGTCCAGCTCGCCACCGGCCTGCTGGTCACCCTCGTCACGCTGGGCTGGGACCGGTACGGCTGGCTGCTGCTGTTCATCCCGCTGCTGCTCGTCCTGCTCGACCCCAAGGTCGTCAACGCGGTCATCGGATACGCGCTGCGCCGGCTCAAGCGCGAGCCGCTCGAACGCCCCCTCACCAGGCGCGGCATGCTGACCGCGCTCGGCTGGGCGCTGGCCGGCTGGCTCGCCTACGGCGTGCACCTGTACTTCATCGCCCCCCAGGTCGGCCTGCTCTTCGCCGTCGGGGCGTTCGCGCTGTCGTGGTGCCTGGGCATCCTGACGTTCGTGATCCCGGCGGGCGCCGGGGTCAGGGAAGCGGCCATGGTTGCGGTGCTTGCGCCCCATCTGGAGTCAGGTGCCGCAATTGCGGTCGCCCTTTCGTCCCGCATTGTCATCATCGTAGGGGATCTCATCTGCGCGGGCCTGGCGGGAATTGCGGCGCGTCGCGACTCGGTGTGA
- a CDS encoding glycosyltransferase family 4 protein: protein MPRVLVDAAAVPADRGALIRYVDGLVAALDRAGADLSVVCQRAEAERYRRLAPSAQILPGPVAITNRAARLAWEQTGLPLLARQAGADVIHAPYYSIPLRSGVPTVVTVHDATWFTEPDQHSPRAAFFRSATRTAVRHAQRVIVPSKATRDELARVLAADPTRIDVAYHGVDLAQFHPPTEEEIRRAAVRCGLHGQPYVAFLGALDPRKNVPNLIRGFAAAVKRLDEPPALVLGGGVHEDDVDAACREVEATVRVIRPGYLRAPDLPGFLGGALVVAFPSRGEGFGLPVLEAMACGAPVLTTHRTSLPEVGGDAVAYTEPDAGSIAEALGHLLASPERRKQLREAGPARAREFTWDASAEAHLSSYQRAIE, encoded by the coding sequence ATGCCTCGAGTGCTCGTCGATGCGGCGGCGGTCCCCGCGGACCGCGGCGCGTTGATCAGGTATGTGGACGGGCTCGTGGCCGCGCTCGATCGGGCCGGTGCGGATCTGTCAGTGGTCTGCCAGCGTGCCGAAGCCGAGCGATACCGGCGCCTCGCGCCCTCGGCCCAGATCCTTCCCGGGCCCGTGGCCATCACCAACAGAGCCGCCAGACTGGCGTGGGAGCAGACGGGCCTGCCGTTACTCGCCCGCCAGGCCGGCGCAGACGTGATCCACGCTCCCTACTACTCCATCCCGCTCAGGTCGGGCGTGCCTACCGTCGTGACGGTGCACGACGCCACCTGGTTCACCGAGCCCGACCAGCACAGCCCGCGTGCCGCGTTCTTCCGCTCGGCCACGCGCACCGCCGTACGCCACGCCCAGCGGGTCATCGTCCCGTCCAAGGCGACGCGCGACGAGCTGGCCCGCGTGCTGGCCGCCGATCCCACCCGCATCGACGTCGCCTACCACGGCGTCGACCTGGCGCAGTTCCACCCGCCGACCGAGGAGGAGATCCGCAGGGCGGCCGTGCGGTGCGGGCTGCACGGCCAGCCGTACGTCGCCTTCCTCGGCGCCCTCGACCCCCGCAAGAACGTGCCCAACCTCATCCGTGGCTTCGCCGCCGCCGTGAAGCGGCTGGACGAGCCGCCGGCGCTGGTGCTCGGCGGCGGCGTGCACGAGGACGACGTGGACGCCGCCTGCCGCGAGGTCGAGGCCACCGTGCGCGTCATCAGGCCCGGCTACCTGCGCGCGCCCGACCTGCCCGGCTTCCTGGGCGGGGCGCTGGTGGTGGCCTTCCCCTCGCGTGGCGAGGGGTTCGGGCTGCCGGTGCTGGAGGCCATGGCCTGCGGCGCCCCCGTCCTGACCACGCACCGCACCTCGCTGCCCGAGGTGGGCGGCGACGCGGTCGCCTACACCGAGCCCGACGCCGGCAGCATCGCCGAGGCGCTGGGCCACCTGCTGGCCTCTCCCGAGCGCAGGAAGCAGCTGCGGGAGGCGGGGCCGGCCCGAGCCCGCGAGTTCACCTGGGACGCCTCGGCCGAGGCGCATCTCAGCTCCTATCAACGCGCCATCGAATAG
- a CDS encoding mannose-1-phosphate guanylyltransferase — MPDLEAILLVGGQGTRLRPLTLGTPKPLLPTAGVPFLAHQLARARSFGVRRIVFATSYKASMFEPAFGDGAAFGLSLEYMTEETPLGTGGAIRNAAEALTAGPDDPVLILNGDILSGHDIGEQVRAHREHQAAVTLHLTEVDDPSRFGCVPTDEAGRVTAFLEKTPNPVTNRINAGCYVFTRSVIDSIPRDEVVSVERETFPGLIESGELVLGYADRTYWLDVGTPSAYVRGSRDLVLGRLASPALPGPTGEYLQLDGARISSEAKVQGGTAVGARAVVEAGATVAGSVLSDDSVVEAGASVTDSVLGRGARVCAGTVVRDAVIGDGAIVGPGNELQHGVRVWPGVELPGRALRYSSDV, encoded by the coding sequence TTGCCAGACCTCGAGGCGATCCTCCTGGTCGGGGGGCAGGGCACGCGCCTGCGTCCGCTGACACTGGGCACGCCCAAGCCGCTGCTGCCGACCGCCGGGGTGCCGTTCCTGGCCCACCAACTGGCGCGCGCCCGATCCTTCGGCGTGCGCCGGATCGTGTTCGCCACCTCCTACAAGGCGTCCATGTTCGAGCCCGCCTTCGGCGACGGGGCGGCGTTCGGGCTCTCGCTCGAATACATGACGGAGGAGACGCCGCTGGGCACCGGCGGCGCGATCCGTAACGCGGCCGAGGCGCTCACGGCCGGCCCCGACGACCCGGTGCTGATCCTCAACGGCGACATCCTCTCCGGTCACGACATCGGCGAGCAGGTGCGCGCGCACCGTGAGCACCAGGCCGCTGTAACGCTCCATTTGACAGAGGTCGACGATCCCTCCCGGTTCGGCTGCGTGCCGACCGACGAGGCGGGGCGGGTCACGGCGTTCCTGGAGAAGACCCCCAACCCCGTGACGAACCGGATCAACGCCGGCTGCTACGTCTTCACCCGGTCGGTGATCGACTCGATCCCGCGCGACGAGGTCGTCTCGGTCGAGCGCGAGACGTTCCCCGGGCTGATCGAGTCCGGTGAGCTGGTGCTGGGGTACGCCGACCGCACCTACTGGCTCGACGTCGGCACGCCGAGCGCCTACGTGCGGGGCTCCCGCGACCTGGTGCTCGGCCGGCTGGCCTCGCCCGCGCTGCCGGGGCCCACGGGCGAGTACCTCCAGCTCGACGGGGCCCGCATCTCGTCCGAGGCGAAGGTCCAGGGCGGCACGGCCGTCGGCGCGCGCGCCGTCGTCGAGGCCGGCGCCACCGTGGCGGGCTCGGTGCTCAGCGACGACTCCGTGGTCGAGGCCGGCGCCTCGGTCACGGACTCCGTGCTGGGCCGGGGCGCGCGGGTCTGCGCCGGCACGGTGGTGCGCGACGCGGTGATCGGCGACGGCGCCATCGTGGGGCCGGGCAACGAGCTGCAGCACGGCGTGCGCGTCTGGCCGGGCGTTGAGCTGCCCGGGCGCGCGCTGCGCTACTCCAGCGACGTCTGA